Genomic segment of Mucilaginibacter sabulilitoris:
CAGCCAAACCGCCCTTTCAGGGGTATTTACGCCGATGTTATTTTAAAAGAAAATGAAACCTGGCTCGGGAGCGACCGTAAGGCGGTTCAGCTTAAAGTGGAGTTCAGAAAATACTGGAGCCTGTCGTCTACCAATCCCGAAAAAGTATTTGCCATTTGGCACTGGTCAAACTATCTGCTGAGTGGTTCATTACCCTACCTGGAACTACCTGGTACCGGTAGCGACGCTTATGGCCGTATAGGGCGTGCATTTATAATCGGGCGTTTTAAAGGCATGTCATTTGTGTACAATGAGGCCGAATACCGTTTCCCTATTACTGCTAACAAGCTGTTGAGCGGCGTTGCGTTTGCAAATATAGAATCGGCCAACAACCAGCGCGATATTAAGTTGTTTAGATACTGGGAGCCAGGAGCCGGGGTAGGGCTCAGGCTATTATTTAATAAATACACGCGCTCAAACCTGTGTATTGACTATGGTCGGGGCAGTTATGGTTCAAATGGCTTTTTCCTGGGGCTTAATGAGGTATTTTAATTTATTTAATTAACTCAATGCTTTATTGTTTAATTAATAATTTATAAATGGTTTCATTTTTGCAGGGTGATACATATCAACCTCAAATGAAATGCAAATTCCATTAACACCTATTTTACTCGGCAATCTTATAGAAAAGGGCTTTACTTATATGTTGGCCAACATTGAGACCAAGGATAACAGCGACGCTATAACTACCATACTGGTACCTGTAAGAAAAAAGCCCGACCTAAACAACCTGCCCCAGGGTTATACTACCTTTTATAAAATTACAGGCGAACCTATGCAGCTGGCCTGCGGCGCCGAGGAAACCAATCCGTTAGTTGAATATCACACGCTTGACGAAACCATAACCAGTAATGATATTTTTGAAGACAGGTATTTCAGAATGAGTGAAGACTTTTTCAGACAGGTGCTGGACAGTCTGGAAGATTACGCCGTGGTTACAACTGATAAAAACGGAGATATTAACAGCTGGAATACTGGAGCCGAAAAAGTTCTGGGTTATAAAGAAGAAGAAATTATAGGCAGGTGTGCCAAGGTGTTTTTTACGCCGGAGGATATTGCAGCCGGCACCCCGGAAAAAGAGCTAAAAACAGCTTTAACAGATGGACGTGCTATTGATGAACGTTACCATATGCGTAAAGATGGGTCGAGATTTTGGGGCAGTGGTCTTGTTTTTCCGTTATTTGATGAGCAGCACACTCACCGTGGGTATACCAAAATTATGCGGAACCTCCGCGAACGCGAGCAAGCCGAAGAGCAGGTTTTATGAAAAAAGAAAGGGATGTAATATAAACTACATCCCTTTCTTTTATATATCAGAAGTATTTTTATTCTTCAATAATCCCGGCAAGCCCTTTGTCATGATGATGAGGAGCCGGGGTTGAAAATCTTGATCCTTTTGTAAAGGCACCCATTATTACCAATAAACCACCTAAAATAACTTGTGGCCAATAGGTTACGTGAGCATAATCATATATCCATGGTGAGCAAAACAGGAATGAACCACCAAATACATCTAAAAAGAAATGCATCTGCATAGGGAACTGCTTGATAAAACCAAATTGGTGATTGCTGAAAATTGCCATAATAAGCTGAAACCATCCTAAGATCATAGGTAAAAGCAAAGCCGCACCTATTTTATGACCTTCGAAACCAAACAACCATGGCGATGCTATGAGTACAATAGCAACTACATAATTTAAACCTGCATAAAGTGTTGGCGAAATAAAACTTTTCATTTTAAGCGAATTGTATAGTTTATCTGTATAAACGTGTATATATCAAAAAAATTTCCCAAAGTTAAGCATTATACAGGCAGTTTGTCAATTAAATACGTATAATATATATTTAATTCAGCCACCTTTATTATTAATTAAAAGCCTACCTTTAAGTAATTGCTGCAATAATTGGTCAAAGATATAATTTTCAAAAATTAAAGCAATCTTTTCTTCAACAAGCCGGGCTTAAACAATCGCGTCCGCAAACTACTTCACGATAATATCTGCAGCAGGAACATTATTCTGTTACACATTAAAAACATAAAACCATGAGCAAGGACAGACAAGCAATAAAAGAAAAAAAGAAACCTGCTTCAGAAGGCAGCAAAAAAGCACCGTCAGATTATCAATCGGGCAAAAAAGATGGGGTAAAACCGATTAGCGAACCAGGCAAAAAGAAATAGCCACCATCACGGTAAATCCATAAAAAGCCTTTCATAGTTTATGAAAGGCTTTTTATGGATGTTAGTTTAATTGTTTTAGGTTCCGTTGTTTTTATTTTTTGCCTTTTGACTTAATTAATATTACACCATTTCTGCCACTGTTTCCATAAATTGCTGTAGCCGAACTACCTTTTATCACATTTATGCTTTCAATATTGTTCGCATCGAGTAATCCCATATCCACGCGGCGTACCACCTTATCATCTAATAAATACAATGGCTCCGCGCTGGTAAGGCTTCGGCCAAATGCAATTTTAGGGCTTTTATCAATAATTTTATCGGTGTCTTCGGTAATGCTGTGAGTCACCAATATTCGTTCGCTCTTGCCCTTAATAGTCTCCGCGTTTCCTGTACTCTCCTCGGCTGGTTTTCCGGGTTTGTCGTAATTAAGAATAAAGCTGATCGGAACAGAATAATGCACACGTACCGTTCTGCCGTTTTGCACACCTGGTTTCCATTTGGGAGATAGTGAAAGCACACGGAGCGATTCGTCGTCTAAACCGGAACTCAATCCCCGGGTAATTTTCAAATCCGACAGTGAGCCGTCAGCTTCTACAATAAATGTAGCAATAACCCTTCCCTGTATGCCTTTAAGCCTCTCGGCCTGAGGGTATCTTATATTGGTTGCTAAAAATCTGGAAAAAGCTTCCTGGCCTCCTGGAAACTCCGGCACCTGCTCAACAGACGTAAATACCGGCGCTGATTTATTGGTATCGGGTTTGCTTGCCTCGTTGGCTAAACTAAAATTTATGGGTACCGAATACTGAACTCTCACAGCTTTGTTATTAACCTTTCCCGGTTTCCATTTGGGCGACAGTTTAAGCACTCTTATCGACTCTGCATCTATATCGTCACTTATCCCTCTTAAAACCTTAAAGCCCGATAGTGATCCGTCCTTTTCTACAAAAAAAGTTACAATAACCCTTCCCTGCAAGCCTTCATCAAGGGCTTTTTTAGGGTATCTTATGTTTGTACCTAAAAAACGGCCAAATGCATTAAGCCCGCCCGGAAAACCCGGAACTTCATCAACTGATGAAAATACTTTTGAAGGTTTTTCATCCGTGGTAGTAACAACAGCATTGTCGGTTTCTTCCGGCTTATCATTATCATTAAATACATCATTTAATGCCGCAGGCTCTGCCGATATTGTAAACAGTTGGTGCGCTTTGCTATTAATAACGGTAACCGGTTTACTGTTATTTATTGTTGCCGATGATAAAATGAGCATCAGAATAAACAAAGGTGCCGACAGGCCATATTTAATAAGCGAGATGCGCTGTGATTTATTTTTTTGGAGCATCATGATGCGCTGCCTCAACAGACTACGATTAAAAAACGGGTTTACCAACTGGTGTGCCGGTGCGTTAAATGTTTGGCTTAATAACAGCAAAGCATAATCAACTTTGCTGGTGCCTGCTTGCACAGCCTGCCGGTCGGCTATATACTCATGAATATGTTTTATAGCAAAACGGTACAGGTACACTACCGGGTTAAACCAGTTAATAATCATAACCAGCTCGATGAGCATAACATCGGCCGAGTGCCATTGCTGGACGTGCACCTGTTCATGGGCAATAATTACCGGATTAACATCATTCTCCTCGTTGAGCCTGATTTTCTTAAAAAAGGAATAGGCGGTAGATGATTTTGGTTGCCTGATCACTTTTCTTAACCTGATCAGTTGCCACATGAGGCGTATTGATAAAAACAATATGCCTATTCCATATAAAACGGTAAACACCTGTCCTATACTTATTTGTGTGGCTTCAATTGGCTTAAAATGATATATCATTACCGGACTGCTGTAAATAGTATATTTTACCTGCTGGGTAATAAACAGGTTCCGTACCCACTCTACCTGTATAAGCGGAATAAAGAAGGATAGCAATGAGGCCGCTACTAAATAAACCCTATTAAGTTGAAAGAAAGTTTCTTTACGGAGCAGTAAAACATAAAATCCATAAAACAACACCAGGTAAATATTTACCAGTAATAAGTATTGCCACCAGCTCATAATTATTTGTCTTTAAGTTTTTCGAT
This window contains:
- a CDS encoding TonB family protein codes for the protein MSWWQYLLLVNIYLVLFYGFYVLLLRKETFFQLNRVYLVAASLLSFFIPLIQVEWVRNLFITQQVKYTIYSSPVMIYHFKPIEATQISIGQVFTVLYGIGILFLSIRLMWQLIRLRKVIRQPKSSTAYSFFKKIRLNEENDVNPVIIAHEQVHVQQWHSADVMLIELVMIINWFNPVVYLYRFAIKHIHEYIADRQAVQAGTSKVDYALLLLSQTFNAPAHQLVNPFFNRSLLRQRIMMLQKNKSQRISLIKYGLSAPLFILMLILSSATINNSKPVTVINSKAHQLFTISAEPAALNDVFNDNDKPEETDNAVVTTTDEKPSKVFSSVDEVPGFPGGLNAFGRFLGTNIRYPKKALDEGLQGRVIVTFFVEKDGSLSGFKVLRGISDDIDAESIRVLKLSPKWKPGKVNNKAVRVQYSVPINFSLANEASKPDTNKSAPVFTSVEQVPEFPGGQEAFSRFLATNIRYPQAERLKGIQGRVIATFIVEADGSLSDLKITRGLSSGLDDESLRVLSLSPKWKPGVQNGRTVRVHYSVPISFILNYDKPGKPAEESTGNAETIKGKSERILVTHSITEDTDKIIDKSPKIAFGRSLTSAEPLYLLDDKVVRRVDMGLLDANNIESINVIKGSSATAIYGNSGRNGVILIKSKGKK
- a CDS encoding SPW repeat domain-containing protein → MKSFISPTLYAGLNYVVAIVLIASPWLFGFEGHKIGAALLLPMILGWFQLIMAIFSNHQFGFIKQFPMQMHFFLDVFGGSFLFCSPWIYDYAHVTYWPQVILGGLLVIMGAFTKGSRFSTPAPHHHDKGLAGIIEE
- a CDS encoding PAS domain-containing protein: MQIPLTPILLGNLIEKGFTYMLANIETKDNSDAITTILVPVRKKPDLNNLPQGYTTFYKITGEPMQLACGAEETNPLVEYHTLDETITSNDIFEDRYFRMSEDFFRQVLDSLEDYAVVTTDKNGDINSWNTGAEKVLGYKEEEIIGRCAKVFFTPEDIAAGTPEKELKTALTDGRAIDERYHMRKDGSRFWGSGLVFPLFDEQHTHRGYTKIMRNLREREQAEEQVL